In one window of Niallia sp. Man26 DNA:
- a CDS encoding lipid II flippase Amj family protein, whose amino-acid sequence MDLVTGKVLLISLFLLLVTMIETLAYSTRISGARVKLIATALSLFSTLLIVSRFSTMFQQPLTAKLIAEAPSINPMHYIEEQYRVLIGVTSFGVLLGIFLFPTFINIFSRAIIQLSQQSGSVVALFIKNFNKNGFKKVVMCFRLPRFTYLKGITLKTIPKRLFIINVVISAVFTIGVLSSIYASMLVPETYAPAALMSSGIINGIATILLTLFIDPKASVLADKVMKKQVDYIYLKSYSLTMIGSKFVGTIVAQLIFIPAAYYVAWFVKLI is encoded by the coding sequence ATGGATCTAGTTACAGGTAAAGTCTTATTAATATCATTATTTTTATTGTTAGTAACAATGATTGAAACATTAGCATATTCTACTAGAATTTCAGGTGCAAGGGTAAAGTTAATCGCAACAGCTTTATCTTTATTTAGTACATTGCTTATTGTTTCTAGGTTTTCTACGATGTTTCAACAACCTTTAACAGCAAAGCTTATTGCAGAAGCACCAAGTATTAATCCAATGCATTACATTGAAGAGCAATATAGAGTTTTGATAGGAGTTACATCTTTTGGTGTATTGTTAGGAATATTTTTATTTCCTACATTCATTAATATTTTCTCGAGAGCCATCATTCAACTTTCTCAACAAAGTGGTTCTGTTGTAGCTTTATTTATAAAAAATTTTAATAAAAATGGTTTTAAAAAGGTGGTAATGTGTTTTCGTCTTCCGAGGTTTACATATTTAAAAGGGATTACTCTTAAGACTATTCCTAAACGACTTTTTATCATTAATGTAGTTATTTCTGCAGTGTTTACGATTGGTGTTTTGTCGTCTATTTATGCTTCAATGCTCGTACCTGAAACGTATGCTCCGGCTGCTTTAATGTCATCTGGCATCATAAATGGAATAGCGACCATATTGCTAACTTTATTTATAGACCCAAAAGCATCTGTTCTAGCAGATAAAGTCATGAAGAAACAGGTTGATTACATTTATCTAAAAAGCTACTCTCTCACAATGATAGGTTCCAAGTTTGTTGGTACGATTGTTGCACAACTAATATTTATACCAGCTGCATATTATGTAGCATGGTTTGTTAAGTTAATTTGA
- a CDS encoding DUF6241 domain-containing protein codes for MKKKFWRKNTLIIICSILIAGTAGYSAYLQFSKADVKVSEVTATAESDSNTKTFIKIEETNAKPVEEEFPLNIGEGEVQIAIHKMSHQKIEADEKWGFLPLTQERIKRLIKVVNSGNYEHKSLYLEILNRWSNGDFSQADKDHNAIWRLQGGSVGEATGVLSTEEEKAFIEEHFDVD; via the coding sequence GTGAAGAAAAAATTTTGGAGAAAAAATACATTAATTATAATTTGTTCTATCCTTATTGCTGGAACAGCAGGATACTCTGCGTATTTACAATTTTCTAAAGCTGATGTCAAAGTTAGCGAAGTAACAGCCACAGCTGAATCGGATTCAAACACAAAAACATTTATTAAAATTGAGGAAACTAATGCTAAACCAGTTGAGGAAGAGTTCCCGCTAAATATTGGTGAAGGCGAAGTGCAAATAGCAATACATAAAATGTCACATCAAAAAATTGAAGCAGATGAAAAGTGGGGATTTTTGCCGCTGACTCAAGAGCGAATCAAGAGACTGATTAAAGTTGTTAACAGCGGTAATTATGAACACAAATCTCTGTATTTAGAAATACTTAACCGCTGGTCAAATGGAGACTTTTCACAAGCAGATAAAGATCATAACGCTATTTGGAGGCTGCAAGGCGGTTCAGTCGGTGAAGCGACAGGTGTATTATCAACAGAGGAAGAAAAAGCGTTTATTGAAGAGCATTTTGATGTGGATTAA
- a CDS encoding DNA topology modulation protein: MKKIVLIGSGGSGKSTMARQLGEKLNLRVYHLDVLFWKPNWVGVPKNEQINIQVELVKEESWIIDGNYGGTMDIRLNAADTIIFLDISRWTCMFRMIKRILKYHHKTRPDMGEGCEERFSFAFFKWIWKYPHTKRPVILKSLEVLSKHKKVVILNTPKQVRLFLERL, encoded by the coding sequence ATGAAGAAGATTGTATTGATTGGTTCTGGTGGATCTGGTAAATCAACTATGGCCAGGCAATTAGGGGAAAAGTTAAATTTGAGGGTATATCATCTTGATGTATTATTCTGGAAGCCTAATTGGGTTGGCGTCCCGAAAAATGAACAAATAAATATTCAAGTTGAATTAGTGAAAGAAGAAAGCTGGATTATCGATGGGAACTATGGCGGTACAATGGATATAAGGCTGAATGCAGCAGATACAATCATTTTTCTTGATATTTCTAGATGGACTTGTATGTTTAGAATGATTAAAAGGATACTAAAATATCATCATAAAACTAGGCCAGATATGGGAGAAGGCTGTGAAGAAAGATTTTCTTTTGCATTTTTTAAGTGGATTTGGAAGTATCCTCATACGAAAAGACCTGTTATATTGAAAAGTCTAGAGGTTTTATCTAAACATAAGAAAGTGGTTATACTTAATACTCCAAAACAGGTTCGTTTATTTTTAGAAAGACTTTGA
- a CDS encoding alpha/beta hydrolase yields the protein MTNKEIFDSYSIPFRLIEQQETADNLVIILPGAGYTTQAPLLHFTTSLFYTKGFDVLHINYSFSKQELSYLSEKYFTIEIQRTIDKAIENKKYKNIFVVAKSIGTIALSYLLHNKMLKDAKTIWLTPLLQRDDVFKAMVTSENKGLCIIGDKDSCFIAERFEKLKNNRQLTFHLVEGGNHSLELDGLPIESVEILKGVLMEISNFEI from the coding sequence GTGACTAATAAAGAAATTTTTGATTCTTACAGTATTCCATTCAGATTAATAGAACAGCAAGAAACAGCGGATAATTTAGTTATTATCTTACCAGGGGCGGGCTACACTACACAGGCTCCGTTGTTACACTTTACAACAAGCTTGTTTTACACTAAAGGGTTTGATGTATTACATATTAATTATTCATTCAGTAAGCAAGAGTTATCTTACTTAAGTGAAAAGTATTTTACAATAGAAATACAACGTACAATCGACAAAGCCATTGAGAACAAGAAATACAAAAATATTTTTGTAGTGGCAAAATCAATAGGAACGATAGCTCTGAGTTATTTGCTTCATAATAAAATGTTGAAAGATGCAAAAACTATATGGTTAACTCCATTATTGCAAAGAGATGATGTATTTAAAGCAATGGTCACTAGTGAAAATAAAGGACTGTGTATTATTGGTGATAAAGACAGTTGTTTCATTGCGGAACGATTTGAAAAATTGAAAAACAATCGACAACTGACTTTCCATCTGGTAGAAGGAGGAAATCACAGTTTAGAGCTGGATGGACTTCCTATAGAATCTGTTGAAATTTTGAAAGGTGTACTTATGGAAATAAGTAATTTTGAAATATAG